Genomic segment of Arachis hypogaea cultivar Tifrunner chromosome 16, arahy.Tifrunner.gnm2.J5K5, whole genome shotgun sequence:
GCATCTTGGACAAGTGGCAGGAGTGGATGCGAACCGGCTATGAACTTGTTGCAACACTGGAAGCTTTTCATGAAGACTTTTCCatagaaaaatcttaattttatgtgGTAATTTCAACTCCCAAATGATATTTTAGACTCTGTTGTGTATGTTCTGGGGCCTCAATGAAGTAGGAGAATGAAAGAATCCATAAACAATTTTGTATCCTGACCCAACTTCATATATACCAGATTTTGTCAAGCACCAATtaacttcatcctcctcctctgttggtttgattgaaaaaattttattgcatatatCAACTGAAAAAATCGACTCAATTAGATTTCTATTCCAGCTTCTATCAGGATTTAGTAACGCACTAATGTAATACACTTGCAGATCTGTCGGGATTGTGAGTGCATTTTGAGGGACATTAAGGGGCACTGGTGGTGGGAGCCAGGGGTCATGGAAGATATGAACATTAGTGCCAGAGCCTATTTTCCATAACAAGCCTTTCTCAATCACCTTGCGCCCTTCAAGAACACTTCTCCAGCCCCACGACGGTACGCTTCCTATCTCTGCATGTAGGAAATCTGTATATCTGAAATAtttagctttgagcattcttgatagAGTAAAATTAGGGTATTTCATTAGACGCCAACATTGTTTTCCCAATAAAGCCAAATTTTGCGCCCTTAGGTCCTTGATCCCCGCCCTCCATCTTTCTTCGGTCTCGTCATTGTGTCCCATTTAATCCAAACCATTCTTCGTTCTGCGCCTTTTTGACCCCACTAAAATTGCGAGAGCATGCTATGAATCTCAGTCAACAGCGTGTCCGGGAGCTTGAaacaagagagtgtataaataggaatcgcCTCCCCCACCGCTCTCAATAGCGTGTGCCTACCACCTGATGACAATAGACTTCTTTTCTAACCCATAATCCTCTTCTAAACTTTATCCTTGATAGCTCCAAAggttgctttctttgatttttgaactatagagggCAGTCCCAGGTATTTGTCTTGTGCTCCGATATGTTCAATATTTAGTGTCTGAGCAACTGCTAGTCTTGTGTTCTGAGGTGTGTTGTGACTGAAAAAGATAGCTGACTTATTCAAATTGACTTTTTGTCCACTGAAACCCTCATAGATCTCTAGAAATTCTAGAATACTTTGGCTTGTATTAGGTGCGCTCTTGCAAAAAGGATTGAATCATTAGCAAACAAAAGTTGATTAACTGTTTGGCATCTCCGATTAACTTGAACTCCTTGAATTAATCTGTTTtgctctgccttgtgtagcaagaaggaaagcccttctgcacaaaaaagaaagagatatggAGATAGGGGGTCACCCTGTCGGATGCCCCTATTTGGCCTAAAATAGCCAAAAGGTTGACCTTCCACAACGACAGAGTAAGAAACAGTCGTTACCAATTCCTTAGTCCAGTTAATCCATTTAGCATCAAAGCCCAGCTTATCCATAATATACCATAAAAAATGCCATTTGACTCTATCATAAGCCTTGCTCATGTCTAGTTTAATAGCCATCTCATGCTCTGCCccacttcttttatttttcaaatagtgcATACATTCGTGGGCAATTAGGATATTATCTGAATTGAGTCTACCTTTGAGAAACGCACTCTGATTTGGgcttataattttattcataataccttgtaatcGATGCACCAtaactttagaaataattttatacataactgAAGACAAGCTGATCAGTCGTACCTGAGTCATGTCATTGGCATCTGGCATttttggaatcaaacaaatttgagtATGATTGAAACTTTTTAGAATTCTGCCACTGTGAAAGAAACTTCTTACTGCCTTAAAAACGTCACCTCCAACTAAATCccaaaaaagtgaaaaaacttaGCTGTAAACCCGTCATCACCAGGAGCACTCTGAGCGTGAATACTAAATGTAGCTCTTTTGACCTCGTCCATAGTTACTGGCCTTTGGAGCCTACGGTTCATGGAAGTTGTAACCTTTGGCTCCAAATCCTCTAAGTATAGATTCGGATCAGCCGAAcaagaagaagtaaaaatatcgCAAAAGTAGTCTTCAACTACCTTTGCAAAATCCTCCGGTTTCGATGCAATCTCATTGTCCCTCCCCACTAATCTCCAAATTCTGTTCCTTCGCATCCTTGATTGAAATTTCTGGTGGAAGAATCTAGTGTTCTGATCTCCTTCTTTTAGCCACTTGACTCTAGATTTTTTTTGCCAATagctctcttctttcaaatatgccAGCTCCAACTTCTTCTCCAAACTGGTAATCTCCTCTCCCCCATTGATTCCAGCCACCCGCAACTCCTCTAGTTTAGCTTGAAGATCCTCAATTTCTTTCCGTGAGTTTGCTTTGTGAGTTTTCTTCCATTGAACTAGTCTATGTCTACAAACTTTCAACTTTTGGGTGAAGGAGAACATAGCTGAGCCTATAACTTCCATTCTCCACACTTCATTGACAATTCTCTTGACATCCTCTTCTCCACACCAACGTTCCTGGTATTTAAACCGCCTTTTACTATGCCAGGATTGAGGTTCGGTTTCCATCAAAAGTGGAGCATGATCCGAGCCTGACTCTGTGAGCCTGTGCACCACTGCATTCGGAAACTTCAACTTCCATTCCATCCCAACTAAATAGCAGTCAAGCATCTCCTTCACCAAATCCTCTCCTTGTCTTCGATTTGTCCACGTGAAAGGGCACCCCACCATTCCAATATCCACTAATTCGTTACTGTCAATAAAATTAGTGAATGTTGCAATGGTGGTTGCTGATTTTTGGCCTTCACCCTCCTTTTCCGCTTGCCTTGTTATATCATTAAAATCACCTACTATTACCACTTTTCCTTTCAAGTGTTGGCTCATTGTTGTAAGCTCCTCAAACTGTAAGGATCGAATTTGTTCCGAACAACTCAAATAGACACCAATGAACGCCCATAGCTCACTGCTTCCGACTTCCTTAATTTCGGCTGCCACAAAGAATTCTCCACTGCTAATAATTTGAACACTGATGCTGTCCTTCCAAGCTAGCACAAGTCCTCCTGCCACTCCTACCGGGTTAACAATATGCCAATTTTCATAGCCGCATACCCGAAGTTTTGCTTCCACCTGTCTAGATTGATTCTTTGTTTCACTTATAAACACAATTTCGGGAGAGTGGGATTTACAGATCCCTTTTAAGATCTAAATTGTCAGGGGTCTCTCCAAACCccgatatttttttttgtttaaaaccttataattctttaaaaaaattatcagaaCCAGATTGAatattcactcatatatatatatatatatatatatatatatatatatatatatatatatatatatatatatatatatatataaagacaatATTATTATTGATTGTTATTCTCTCCCAAATCATTTAATACATAAAATcttgaaagtaaaatacaaaaataagacaaattaactttattactaataaaattaaataatttagatatGAAAACGTtagtgaattatatatatatcttttagattttaaatcttaaatttttaatttaataacttttaaatttagtttattataatttctaatcTCTAAATATtcaaaccttttaatttaaattcttttgattataacatgaatattaattttgatatattgctGTTTACGATGGAACATTAAGTATTAGGTATTacaatattttacttttatttttgtgcTGTACAGTGAATACAATGCTTACTACTTTATTTtgtataaacttttttttttatatcacaTTCTAACCATTTAATTTATCGAATGTCCAAttactattttcttttattttgatacATATTTTTGGAATATTCAActctaatttctttcttttttttattgtccATTTTATTTAAGGtccaatttattaaaaaaattattctgagACCTGTAATTACTATTTTACCACTGTAGTAATATTTTTTAGGTTACTACATTTACTTTAAagctaattatatattaattatttttttcatctaTGTGTCCTAATTTTATTAGTGTTAGTCAATTATAGTCAGCTTTAGTCATCAGAAAATATGGCTACCACAGAAGTCACAAAATAtgttttttactattttaatttaagaataattaatctctcattttattattttatcaacttTCTCATTTTAGAAAACTCTAATATAAAAACTATGTGTGAATCAAATGGATTTATGAAACGATTCAATAAATAATTTAGTGTATGAATAATATAAATGCGAgtcaaataaatctttttattaatttttcatgaaATCCTAAAATTATTGGTGTTCTAAAGTGTTACATAGAATCTGATTAGACTTTAAATTTGGATGTGGAGTTAAAACACCTTAGTTGAGAGTTTTACTTGTTCATCGGAATAGAAAATTTTCTGATGTTATGGTCTAAATGATAGTAGGAGTATTTACAAAAAGTTTTGACGCTTAAGTTACCAAATTTTAATAGATTTAAAGtaaaattggattgaaaaaaatacataaatgttaatatatttataaaattataaataaaatttggtCATTCTTTAAAAATGACTACAGATGATCATGagtgattatttttttatagagtAAAAAATTATCTCTATATTTGAGATAATTATCTTCAGATAATCATGAGATAATTATTTCTTTCCATCTTTTACTGCCAAAACAAAAGGCTTATTTTGTTGCACGTCATTA
This window contains:
- the LOC140180310 gene encoding uncharacterized protein — its product is MSQHLKGKVVIVGDFNDITRQAEKEGEGQKSATTIATFTNFIDSNELVDIGMVGCPFTWTNRRQGEDLVKEMLDCYLVGMEWKLKFPNAVVHRLTESGSDHAPLLMETEPQSWHSKRRFKYQERWCGEEDVKRIVNEVWRMEVIGSAMFSFTQKLKVCRHRLVQWKKTHKANSRKEIEDLQAKLEELRVAGINGGEEITSLEKKLELAYLKEESYWQKKSRVKWLKEGDQNTRFFHQKFQSRMRRNRIWRLVGRDNEIASKPEDFAKVVEDYFCDIFTSSCSADPNLYLEDLEPKVTTSMNRRLQRPVTMDEVKRATFSIHAQSAPGDDGFTAKFFHFFGI